The genomic region CATGGAGAGCATGATGTCACAAGCCTTTTCTCCCTTCCTATACACTATGTCAATGAGGGAGGTCACCTGGTCCCGCAGCACACGGGTGCTCTGCAGGATTTCCTCTGCCTCCCTACCGCTCAACACAGGAGCCTGGTGGCCTTGGAGTCCATCCAGAAGATCTCGGAGTACACTTCCTGATATTCTCTTGATGAGGTCAGGCCGAATCATGAACAGTTGATCTAGGAAGAAATCATCAAAGCAAGTTGGCTTAGGATTTTGATcccatttcaatttcaatacCAGTCCCCCTCCTGTGCTATGCTCTGTCCAAGAGATGTTCGTCCCTCTTAGGTTTCAATTAAATATTATTAATTCaattattaattaataattaaatcaCATGCTAAGCACAACACATCTTAAATACAACATGTGTTAAATACAGAACAAAATAAACGTCTTGGTTTAAACgtctttaaaatgtttttattctgtACACATTCAAGTTGTAAAAAAATTGGTTCAGTGTTGAGTTGTGTACCTTTGTTTGACGTGGTGGCCATTTTCCCTTCCTCCTCGTCAGCCCTGGCAGCTTTGCTCGTGTAAGATGCGTCTCTGTGGAACACTCCTCGGGAATGTCTCGATGCTGCTGCGGACATTTTATGACTGCGTGCCACTTCTCCAGTCTCACCATATTCGACACTTTGTATTGTGGCTTTCCATATGGACTGTCCCTCACTGATCAGCTCCAAGTCAAAACAGTGGTCTGCATTTTCTATAAACACCTGAAATAGATCTGGAGGTCTGATGTATTTAAGGGTGATCTCCGGTGGGGAAACGTCAGCAGGACAGGAAGAGGTGAGGCTAAACTTGGTGTTCATCCAAATGGACATGTCCGGTCGATGTTTTTTTAACTTCTTGGCATCTTGGATCTCTCGTATATCCTCTTCTACGGCCTGAATCATGGAAGCATCTCGGGGCACGACATATGTGAGGAGAGTCAAGGGCGTCACTCTGGTCCGGTAGATTAACACGTCAAGATGACTTTTCACCGGGACGCCGATTTTCACCAGGACTTCTGTCAGTGAGAAGGAGGGTTTGAGGAGTTTTGCATGGAAGCGGGTCAGCTCGCAGGTCTCTAAGGTTATACCAGTGTCTGCCCCACGCAGAACTCTCACAGCATCACTGAGAGAGGAGGTTGAGCCGTCCAGACAGGCAAAATGGGGCAGGTGGGCCTCCAGCAGTTCACCTGAGAGCACTTTGATGTCCATCAAGGAACTAATCGGTGTGTACTGCAACATGGCAACCTCTGCTCTGAATACATCTGGGTCACTGAAGTGATACTGCAGAGTGACTTCACCAGTACAAACCCAGCGCAAACCAGACACCGCACACTCAAAACTTCCTGGAGGAGATCTGTGTTTATATACTGGGACTCCGGTCTCCATGGAGACAGAGGGCTCCATCAGCACCCAGTGGGAGGATTCTGTGATGTCAGCACAGGAATTGCAGCACCGTTGTCCATAGTGATGATAGATCATTTCACCACCTGAAATGTCCAGCCTTTTTGGCGaccagaaaaaaataaagaaatgatttgacactttaaaaaacaaaaacattatatTACACAATGATATAAAATAGTGCAATGCCCCGTTGAACTAAGGATCTACTGGGGCGTCTCATAACTAAATGTGTCCATTCCGCACACAGGGTCTGAGACATTATGATCACTGTCGTTTCTAAATCAGTGTACAGTAATATGTATATTCTCATACCCATGCACTTCATTAGATCCATTCCCCTCCACCTTCTCCAGCTGATCGTCCTCTTCATTTATGGTTTCATATTGGCTCTCTTCTTTGTCTGCGATGCGCAGCCACTCCAAAAGCTCCTCTACAGACCCCAAGTCATTCTCAGTGAACTGGTCGATAGATATATTGTATGCACTCCTTTGTGAACAAAAACAGAATATAAGCATCACCACTCTGGTTTTCatgcatctgtctcctcagaagCATTCTACCATATTTTAAGTGTCCAAACTATTAGAATTAGCCAAAATAACAGGTGGTGACAGGTAGGGGATTCCTTCTAGGAGACAAATCCTTCAAGAAAATGAAGGAAAGAATTGAAAAAAGTACTCCCATGTCTAAGTAGTCAGACTACTTAATTGGTCCGCTTTATTCCCTGTTATTAAACCTGGTAGCTGACATCTAAAACCACACCAACCCGACAAGCTTCCGCTAATTAGGCACCGTCactttaaagcaacagtatgcaaTAATGCACCactttaaagcaacagtatgcaaTAATACACCAGTTTTTGAGGTATGTTATTATAGGAATTTCCACCTCCTGAAAAAGATTGCCAAAAGACactagttagcatgctagcaagcctttagtcagtgccaactgtgctgttgttggtgtttgcaaggtttctgCATGCATTGTATAGTTGACAAAAGCTGACAATCTAACTGATCTTTAAAATGAAAGAGGCTTAATGTGATGACTGTATGTTGAAAAATAtcctaccacacacatacacttatgaCCACacccataccacacacatacacttatgaCCACacccataccacacacatatacttatgACCACACCCataccacacatacacttatgaCCACACCCATACCACACATATACTTATGACCACACCCATACCACACATATACTTATGACCACacccataccacacacatacttatgaCCACACCCATACCACACATATACTTATGACCACACCCATACCACACATATACTTATGACCACACCAATACCACACATATACTtatgaccacacacatatacttatgaccacacacataccacacacatatacttatgACCACACCCATACCACACATATATTTATGACCACacccataccacacacatatacttatgACCACACCCATACCACACATATACTTATGACCACACCCATACCACACATATACTTATGACCACAGGTCCAGGCTCAGACCTCAGAGAACTGATATCAGATTTTGCCGATGCTCTCCTCAGACTTGCATAAGATCCTGTCTGTGTAGCTTGTGTCCCATATCCAGAACTGTTCACTGAGATCACCTCTGATGTATCATCATCCGTTactgggaaacaaacacatgcagtttCAAAAAACTTTTGTCAAAGCAAGTTAAACACACATCTGCTATTTACCATACCATAAAGGCTGTCCAATACATTATTTTGCTTTCTTCATAGAAGCTGAATAATATTTCAGAtagcatactgtatatgtttttgGGAAAAAGTGGAATTTGCTATTTTCAGTGATACGTTTGAGCTGTGTACTGGCAACATCTATATTTGATATTTATGCTGTTCAACtctggttgctatggtttcCATAGCTGTACTCACTCTCTGCCGAGTCAgcgtcctccatctctcctttgaGCAGCTGCATCCTTCCAGTttcatctccttcctccatTATCGGCTCCTGACTTTGAGAATATTTCTTCTCCGTGACTGACCTTCTTGTCTTGGTCTTCTTATGCCTGTTCATCAGAATGAGCTCTCTCATCCGTTTCACACCCCTGACCTTCTTCATGTTTACCCAGAAACCTTTGttttctctcacattctcttgTGAGATCTCAGCCATTTCTGTTGGTGCTTCTATTGCATCTATCTGTTTTTTAATCCAACTAaagttcctctcctcctccctcttcctctcttcttcatcatgtattctgtctttctctattttaTAATGACAACTGCTGTGTCCTGCTGAAGTCTCTTCCACCTTATTGAGAAGCTCGATCGGCTGAGCACCTCTTTTGTCATTGTTGAGAacatgatatctgttcccacatttctcaaCTAACCACTGTAAGGCTTCCCCTTCACTCTCAATGTACTGCTCAATGGTGGCACCTCCAAGGTAGTCCCCGTATGTGAAGAGCACTATGGTTTTGTCCCAGAGGAGTGCGTCGATCTGCTCCAAGTGCTGCTCGACAGCTCTCCTGTGCACTTCTGTGAAGGCTGTGGTCAACCGTATGGCCAGTAAAACAGCATGGGGCTccggaggacagagagacacacttaaAAGGATCTGGTGTTTAGTCAGTTTATCAGACTGCCCCAGGGTGTGGTCAGCCCACCAGCCTGGAGTGTCCACCACAGTGATCGCCCTCCCTGCTACTGCCCcgtgtctcttcacacacataaCCGTTTCCCCTATAGTGCCAAACTCCTGCTTGCCGAGGATgttgtttcctgatgaactcttcccagcGTACTTAGCACCCAGAAGTACAATCCTTAGCTCTGATTTGTGAAGTGTGTCTCCTTTAAAACAAAATCATATTTGTTATGTAGTCATTTCCTCTTTATTTTTAGACACTGATATGCAGATCTTTTAACTGTAAA from Clupea harengus chromosome 25, Ch_v2.0.2, whole genome shotgun sequence harbors:
- the LOC105891360 gene encoding NACHT, LRR and PYD domains-containing protein 1 homolog codes for the protein MFLFFKVSNHFFIFFWSPKRLDISGGEMIYHHYGQRCCNSCADITESSHWVLMEPSVSMETGVPVYKHRSPPGSFECAVSGLRWVCTGEVTLQYHFSDPDVFRAEVAMLQYTPISSLMDIKVLSGELLEAHLPHFACLDGSTSSLSDAVRVLRGADTGITLETCELTRFHAKLLKPSFSLTEVLVKIGVPVKSHLDVLIYRTRVTPLTLLTYVVPRDASMIQAVEEDIREIQDAKKLKKHRPDMSIWMNTKFSLTSSCPADVSPPEITLKYIRPPDLFQVFIENADHCFDLELISEGQSIWKATIQSVEYGETGEVARSHKMSAAASRHSRGVFHRDASYTSKAARADEEEGKMATTSNKDQLFMIRPDLIKRISGSVLRDLLDGLQGHQAPVLSGREAEEILQSTRVLRDQVTSLIDIVYRKGEKACDIMLSMLEELDNYLYRDLVP